A stretch of Candidatus Purcelliella pentastirinorum DNA encodes these proteins:
- the lepA gene encoding translation elongation factor 4 yields the protein MKYIRNFSIIAHIDHGKSTLSNKLIQICNKNILIKNKILHSMELEKERGITIKANCINLNYTDKNKNKYKLNLIDTPGHVDFSYEVSRSISACEGAILLIDASQGIEAQTISNYQIATKMKLKIIIVINKIDLKTANIKKVTEQIKNTFHTKNKKIFYCSAKIGYGIKPIIKEIIKEIPRPNGNKNKPLQALVIDSKFDKYQGIISLIKIKNGNLKIKDIIQVMSTRKKYKINKIIKFNPKEIEKKKLHCGEVGWIFCGTKDIESVPVGDTITKTINPAKKKLKNFKKIKPQVYAKIFPIKQKYYKNLEIALKKLKLNDSALIYEIENSSTLGAGFKCGFLGLLHMEIIKERIKREYNINIINTLPSVVYRVKTFCNKIIYLNNPKKFNSIKNIKYFQEPFAECIILLNKKYLGKIIKLCNKRRGIQTNISYHNDDYIILKYEIPMIEIIFDFYNNIKSISHGYASIQYSFKEFKNSNMVYIEILINKINIDILSTITHRSNAQIISKKIIDKIIPLISRTQFDIIIQAQCNKKIIISKKIKQLRKNVIAKCYGGDITRKKKLLKKQKKGKKKMKQIGNINIPKDVFLSILNINHK from the coding sequence ATGAAATATATAAGAAACTTTTCTATAATAGCACATATTGACCACGGAAAATCAACATTGTCTAATAAATTGATTCAAATTTGTAACAAAAATATATTAATAAAAAACAAAATACTACACTCTATGGAACTAGAAAAAGAAAGAGGAATTACAATAAAAGCAAACTGTATAAATTTAAACTATACAGATAAAAATAAAAACAAATACAAATTAAATTTAATAGACACTCCAGGGCATGTAGACTTTTCATATGAAGTATCACGTTCAATATCGGCTTGTGAAGGAGCAATATTATTAATAGATGCATCTCAAGGAATAGAAGCACAAACAATTTCCAATTATCAAATAGCAACTAAAATGAAATTAAAAATAATAATTGTAATAAATAAAATAGATCTAAAAACAGCAAATATAAAAAAAGTAACAGAACAAATAAAAAACACCTTTCATACAAAAAATAAAAAAATATTTTATTGCTCTGCAAAAATAGGATATGGAATAAAACCAATAATTAAAGAAATAATTAAAGAAATACCAAGACCAAATGGAAATAAAAACAAACCATTACAAGCACTAGTAATTGATTCGAAATTTGACAAATATCAAGGAATAATATCATTAATAAAAATTAAAAATGGAAACTTAAAAATAAAAGATATTATTCAAGTAATGAGTACAAGAAAAAAATATAAAATAAATAAAATTATAAAATTTAATCCTAAAGAAATAGAAAAAAAAAAACTTCATTGTGGAGAAGTAGGATGGATTTTTTGTGGTACAAAAGATATTGAATCGGTTCCCGTTGGAGATACAATAACAAAAACAATAAACCCTGCGAAAAAAAAATTAAAAAACTTTAAAAAAATAAAACCACAAGTATACGCCAAAATATTCCCTATTAAACAAAAATATTATAAAAACCTAGAAATAGCATTAAAAAAATTAAAATTAAATGATTCTGCATTAATATATGAAATTGAAAATTCTTCAACTTTAGGTGCTGGATTCAAATGCGGGTTTTTAGGATTATTACATATGGAAATAATCAAAGAAAGAATAAAAAGAGAATACAATATAAATATTATAAATACCTTGCCTTCAGTTGTATATAGAGTAAAAACATTTTGTAATAAAATTATATATTTAAATAATCCTAAAAAATTCAATTCAATAAAAAATATAAAATATTTTCAAGAACCATTTGCAGAATGTATTATATTACTAAATAAAAAATATTTAGGAAAAATAATAAAATTATGTAATAAAAGAAGAGGTATACAAACAAACATCTCTTATCATAACGATGATTATATAATTTTAAAATATGAAATACCTATGATAGAAATAATTTTTGATTTCTATAACAATATAAAATCCATATCACATGGTTATGCCTCTATACAATACTCTTTTAAAGAATTCAAAAATTCAAATATGGTATATATAGAAATATTAATTAATAAAATTAATATAGATATATTATCAACAATTACACATAGATCAAATGCACAAATTATATCAAAAAAAATTATAGATAAAATAATACCATTAATTTCAAGAACACAATTTGATATAATAATTCAAGCACAATGCAACAAAAAAATAATTATCAGCAAAAAAATAAAACAATTACGTAAAAATGTAATAGCAAAATGCTATGGTGGAGATATAACAAGAAAAAAAAAATTATTAAAAAAACAAAAAAAAGGAAAAAAAAAAATGAAACAAATAGGAAATATAAATATACCCAAAGACGTATTTTTATCAATTTTAAATATCAATCATAAATAA
- the cysB gene encoding HTH-type transcriptional regulator CysB: protein MKLQQLRYIVEVVNHNLNVSSTAEGLYTSQPGISKQVRMLEDELGIQIFIRSGKHLTEITSAGKKIIHIAREILSKVESIKSIAEEHTWPDRGSLFVATTHTQARYALPDIIKGFIRKYPKVSLHMQQGSPKQISDAVSRGNADFAIATEILHLYDDLIMLPCHNWNRVIIVMPKHPLANQKYITINELAKYPLVTYTFSFSACSELEKTFNKAGLKPKIVFTATDADIIKAYVRLGLGIGIIANMAIDPISDSDLKCIKCNNMFAHGITKLGFKRSTFLRGYMYDFIYRFAPHLTRDMIDNAISLKSNKEIEIMFKNIKLPIK from the coding sequence ATGAAATTACAACAATTACGTTATATTGTAGAAGTAGTCAACCATAATCTAAATGTATCATCAACTGCAGAAGGACTGTACACATCACAACCAGGAATAAGCAAACAAGTAAGAATGTTAGAAGATGAATTGGGTATACAGATATTTATACGAAGTGGAAAACATTTAACAGAAATAACATCTGCAGGGAAAAAAATAATTCATATTGCAAGAGAAATTTTATCTAAAGTAGAATCCATTAAATCTATAGCTGAAGAACATACATGGCCAGATAGAGGATCATTATTTGTTGCAACAACACATACTCAAGCTAGATACGCATTACCAGATATAATAAAGGGTTTTATAAGAAAATATCCTAAAGTATCATTACATATGCAACAAGGATCACCAAAACAAATATCCGACGCTGTATCAAGAGGAAATGCAGATTTTGCAATTGCAACAGAAATATTACATTTATATGATGATTTAATAATGTTACCATGCCATAATTGGAATCGTGTAATAATAGTAATGCCTAAACATCCATTAGCTAATCAAAAATACATAACAATAAATGAATTGGCAAAATACCCGTTAGTAACGTATACCTTTAGTTTTTCCGCATGTTCAGAATTAGAAAAAACATTTAATAAAGCGGGATTAAAACCAAAAATTGTATTTACTGCAACAGATGCAGATATAATAAAAGCATATGTAAGACTTGGATTAGGAATTGGTATTATAGCTAATATGGCAATCGACCCAATTTCTGATTCTGATCTGAAATGCATTAAATGCAATAACATGTTTGCCCATGGAATAACTAAATTAGGATTTAAACGTAGTACATTTTTAAGAGGGTATATGTATGATTTTATCTATCGTTTTGCTCCACATTTAACTAGAGATATGATAGATAACGCCATATCTTTAAAATCAAATAAAGAAATAGAAATAATGTTTAAAAATATAAAATTACCTATTAAATAA
- the ribA gene encoding GTP cyclohydrolase II — protein MYLKKIAKAKLPTKWGDFLIFGFEELLTKNNHVAIVHGKIDSYHPILVRIHSECLTGDALYSLRCDCGFQLEASLAMISKIGNGILLYHRQEGRNIGLLNKIKAYFLQDKGHDTVDANRILGFSEDERDFKICVDMLNILGVKKIRLLTNNPHKVLFLSQAGINVVERIPLVVGSNPKNYDYLYTKFNKMGHLI, from the coding sequence ATGTATCTTAAAAAGATTGCAAAAGCAAAATTACCTACTAAATGGGGTGATTTTTTAATATTCGGTTTTGAAGAATTATTAACCAAGAATAATCATGTTGCTATTGTTCATGGCAAAATAGATTCTTATCATCCTATTCTTGTCAGAATTCATTCTGAATGTTTAACTGGTGATGCTTTATATAGTTTAAGATGCGATTGTGGTTTTCAATTAGAAGCTTCTTTAGCTATGATATCTAAAATTGGTAATGGAATTTTATTATATCATCGTCAGGAAGGTAGGAATATAGGTTTGTTAAATAAAATTAAGGCATATTTTTTACAGGATAAAGGTCATGATACAGTTGATGCTAATCGTATTTTAGGTTTTTCTGAAGATGAACGTGATTTTAAAATCTGTGTTGATATGTTAAATATTTTAGGTGTAAAAAAAATACGTTTGTTAACAAATAACCCTCATAAGGTTTTATTTTTATCACAAGCTGGTATTAATGTTGTTGAACGTATACCATTAGTTGTTGGCAGTAATCCTAAAAATTATGATTATTTATATACCAAATTTAATAAAATGGGTCATTTAATATAA